A part of Arachis hypogaea cultivar Tifrunner chromosome 12, arahy.Tifrunner.gnm2.J5K5, whole genome shotgun sequence genomic DNA contains:
- the LOC112728131 gene encoding LOW QUALITY PROTEIN: non-specific lipid-transfer protein 4 (The sequence of the model RefSeq protein was modified relative to this genomic sequence to represent the inferred CDS: deleted 1 base in 1 codon) produces MASIKVVACVFMVCMAIVGAPIVHAAISCGQVNSALSPCIPYLTKGGPVSPGCCGGVKSLLAAAKTTPDRQAACNCLKTAAGSIRGLIVANAESLPGNVVLASLTRLAPPPTAPPSSSEE; encoded by the exons ATGGCCAGCATCAAGGTTGTTGCATGTGTGTTTATGGTTTGCATGGCCATTGTGGGTGCACCAATAGTCCATGCTGCCATCTCATGTGGTCAAGTTAACTCTGCCCTATCACCATGCATCCCATACCTTACAAAGGGTGGACCAGTTTCTCCGGGGTGTTGCGGCGGCGTTAAGAGCCTTCTTGCGGCCGCCAAAACTACCCCTGACCGCCAAGCTGCATGCAACTGCCTGAAAACCGCCGCAGGCTCCATTCGCGGCCTTATCGTCGCGAATGCCGAGTCTCTTCCCGGA AATGTGGTGTTAGCATCCCTTACAAGATTAGCACCTCCACCAACTGCGCCAC CATCAAGTTCTGAAGAATAA